The Terriglobus tenax genome contains a region encoding:
- a CDS encoding NADH-quinone oxidoreductase subunit NuoE family protein, producing MSAIANSIFSPETAARFDKLVTLYPVKRSALIPMLLYAQDEVGYVSDAVVHEIAARLDLFDLDVRGVLSYYSMLRTKPAGKYNVQVCTNISCMLRGGYEILDHCKAKLGIGHKEVTADKLFSLEEVECIGACCWAPAMQVNYDFHENLTTVKVDEILADYAAGRGKDVK from the coding sequence ATGAGTGCGATTGCCAACTCGATCTTTTCGCCTGAAACGGCTGCCCGCTTTGACAAGCTGGTGACGCTGTACCCTGTGAAGCGCTCGGCGCTGATTCCCATGCTGCTGTATGCACAGGACGAGGTCGGCTATGTCTCTGACGCCGTGGTGCATGAGATTGCCGCGCGGCTGGACTTGTTCGACCTGGATGTACGCGGCGTGCTGAGCTACTACTCCATGCTGCGCACCAAGCCGGCGGGCAAGTACAACGTGCAGGTGTGTACCAACATCAGCTGCATGCTGCGCGGGGGCTACGAGATTCTGGACCACTGCAAGGCGAAGCTTGGTATTGGCCACAAGGAAGTGACGGCAGACAAGCTGTTCTCCCTCGAAGAGGTTGAGTGCATTGGCGCCTGCTGCTGGGCACCTGCGATGCAGGTGAATTACGACTTCCACGAGAACCTGACGACCGTGAAGGTGGACGAAATCCTGGCGGATTATGCCGCCGGACGCGGAAAGGACGTGAAGTAA
- a CDS encoding transcriptional regulator: protein MLRTYCAAHGLNSKHHAVVEVGPEVITIRVNDRWLRFTASDMQRDDCGALHFALQEDGTVQYADVTEEMDHAAERLAREMFAVS from the coding sequence ATGTTGCGTACGTATTGCGCTGCTCACGGGTTGAACAGTAAGCACCATGCCGTGGTGGAGGTTGGCCCGGAGGTGATTACGATCCGCGTGAATGACCGCTGGCTTCGGTTTACCGCCAGCGATATGCAGCGGGATGATTGTGGCGCGTTGCACTTTGCCCTGCAGGAAGATGGCACGGTGCAATACGCGGATGTAACGGAAGAGATGGATCACGCGGCGGAGCGTCTGGCGCGTGAGATGTTCGCGGTATCCTAG
- the nuoD gene encoding NADH dehydrogenase (quinone) subunit D: MSTSVEDLINPGVEDIIADSKLHGNVDPAQDQTMVLNMGPQHPSTHGVLRVVLEIDGESVVACAPDIGYLHTGIEKTCEAKFYQQVVPLTDRIDYLCPMTNNLTYCLAVEKLLQLEIPERAQYLRVLLNELTRLNSHLVWLGTHAMDIGALTVFLYCFREREEILRIFEMVAGQRMMTSYFRIGGLSMEPPIDFYERVRNFLKIMPDRIAQYENLLTGNPIWMGRLKGVGYLSPEDAIALGVTGPPLRASGVDWDLRRDMPYSGYEKFKFEVPVSTVGDVWARYEVRMKEMYESVKICQQALEGLPEGRITADAPKIVLPDREQMKTQMESLIHHFKIVTEGFAVPAGQVYQGVESPRGEMGYFVVSDGTAKPFRVHMRNPSFATLQALETMCKGRLLADVVAVIGSIDIVLGEIDR; this comes from the coding sequence ATGTCGACCTCAGTAGAAGACCTGATCAACCCGGGCGTGGAAGACATCATTGCCGACAGCAAGCTGCACGGCAATGTGGACCCGGCGCAGGACCAGACGATGGTGCTGAACATGGGACCGCAGCATCCGTCGACGCATGGCGTGTTGCGCGTGGTGCTGGAGATTGATGGCGAGTCGGTGGTCGCCTGCGCTCCTGACATTGGCTACCTGCACACGGGTATCGAGAAGACCTGCGAGGCGAAGTTCTATCAGCAGGTGGTTCCGCTGACGGACCGTATCGACTACCTGTGTCCGATGACGAACAACCTGACCTACTGCCTGGCGGTGGAGAAGCTGCTGCAGCTTGAGATTCCGGAGCGTGCGCAGTATCTGCGCGTTCTGTTGAATGAGCTGACCCGTTTGAACAGCCACCTGGTGTGGCTGGGAACGCACGCCATGGATATCGGCGCGCTGACTGTGTTCCTGTACTGCTTCCGCGAGCGCGAAGAGATTCTCCGCATCTTTGAGATGGTGGCCGGTCAACGCATGATGACCAGCTACTTCCGCATTGGCGGGTTGAGCATGGAGCCGCCGATCGACTTTTATGAGCGGGTGCGGAACTTCCTGAAGATCATGCCGGACCGGATTGCGCAGTATGAGAATCTGCTGACCGGAAACCCGATCTGGATGGGACGCCTGAAGGGCGTCGGTTACCTGTCTCCGGAGGACGCGATTGCGCTGGGTGTGACCGGGCCGCCGCTGCGTGCTTCGGGTGTGGATTGGGATCTGCGCCGCGACATGCCCTACTCGGGCTACGAGAAGTTCAAGTTCGAGGTACCGGTGTCGACGGTGGGCGATGTGTGGGCTCGGTATGAAGTCCGCATGAAGGAGATGTACGAGTCGGTGAAGATCTGCCAGCAGGCGCTGGAAGGTTTGCCTGAGGGACGCATCACCGCCGACGCTCCGAAGATCGTATTGCCTGACCGCGAGCAGATGAAGACGCAGATGGAGAGCCTGATCCATCACTTCAAAATCGTGACCGAGGGCTTTGCCGTTCCTGCGGGCCAGGTCTACCAGGGCGTTGAGTCGCCGCGTGGCGAGATGGGCTACTTTGTGGTGTCGGACGGAACGGCAAAGCCCTTCCGTGTGCATATGCGGAACCCGTCGTTTGCAACGCTGCAGGCGCTGGAGACGATGTGCAAGGGACGTCTGCTGGCCGATGTGGTGGCGGTGATTGGGTCGATCGATATTGTGCTGGGGGAGATTGACCGATGA
- a CDS encoding NADH-quinone oxidoreductase subunit C has translation MAAITLGKAEVLEQMAANPAVIALASLLSDATFALNELTITVPKEQIVEAAKAVQAAGYNFLEDVTCVDWYPSEPRLHVTYHILSHGLKERVRLVAPLGSEDLALDSITDVWPSANFYEREVFDLFGVHFGGHPNMRRIMMPDNWEGHPLRKDYPVEGYR, from the coding sequence GTGGCTGCGATTACCCTGGGCAAGGCGGAAGTTCTGGAGCAGATGGCGGCGAATCCGGCTGTGATAGCGCTTGCTTCCCTGCTGAGCGATGCGACGTTCGCTCTGAATGAGCTGACCATCACCGTTCCGAAGGAACAGATTGTGGAGGCGGCCAAAGCGGTACAGGCTGCCGGATACAACTTTCTGGAAGATGTGACCTGCGTGGACTGGTATCCGAGCGAGCCGCGGCTGCATGTGACGTATCACATTCTGTCGCACGGGCTGAAGGAGCGTGTCCGCCTGGTGGCTCCGCTGGGGTCGGAAGACCTGGCACTGGATTCGATTACGGACGTGTGGCCTTCGGCGAACTTTTATGAGCGCGAGGTCTTTGACCTGTTCGGCGTGCACTTTGGCGGACATCCGAACATGCGCCGCATCATGATGCCCGATAACTGGGAGGGGCATCCTCTTCGCAAGGACTACCCGGTGGAGGGTTATCGCTAA
- a CDS encoding NADH-quinone oxidoreductase subunit A, which yields MPIPYIWNYLPLALQIIVALGLAGGMVLASYILGKHRRTKVKLSTYECGMEPVGDARGRFSVRFYMVAMLFILFDVEAVFMLPWAVIYKQLPSLTGSRFFGFNEMLVYIGFVAVGLFYVWKKGILDWANDKGDL from the coding sequence ATGCCGATTCCGTATATCTGGAACTATCTTCCGCTTGCGCTGCAAATCATTGTTGCCCTTGGACTTGCGGGCGGAATGGTTCTGGCCAGCTACATCCTTGGCAAGCATCGCCGGACCAAGGTGAAGCTCTCGACCTATGAGTGCGGCATGGAGCCGGTGGGCGACGCCCGCGGGCGTTTTTCCGTGCGCTTTTACATGGTCGCGATGCTGTTCATCCTGTTCGACGTGGAAGCCGTATTTATGTTGCCATGGGCAGTGATCTATAAGCAGCTGCCGTCACTGACCGGATCGCGCTTCTTTGGATTCAACGAGATGCTGGTCTACATCGGCTTTGTGGCCGTGGGTCTCTTCTATGTATGGAAGAAGGGCATCCTGGACTGGGCCAACGATAAGGGAGACCTCTAG
- a CDS encoding prepilin peptidase: protein MELSTLILVCSFVIGLLMGSFLNVCIARLPKGESVIGGRSRCLSCGKTVRWYDNIPLLSWMLLRARCRDCKAAISWRYPAVELATALWFLRSASILWRDWNFTCDFCNPYQMQTSLVLQDLAVLMVGYLLIGLMVMDWQTHTLPDSFTIGGMVLGFVLICVHAMYLAPGEGEIHLHRKVNLNSAGAGRSTGDLFITGPEAVVLSRVAAIFGAMLLLLVFHWSYKALRKRDGMGMGDVKLLGMIAAFLGWWPAVLALFVGTIAATVYAIFQMARGKADRLTELPYGSFLAVGGMLAAMAGPMLIHWYAGLLR, encoded by the coding sequence GTGGAACTCTCGACGCTGATTCTGGTCTGTTCGTTTGTGATTGGGCTGCTGATGGGCAGCTTTTTGAATGTCTGCATTGCACGACTGCCTAAGGGGGAGTCCGTGATTGGCGGGCGTTCCAGGTGCCTGAGCTGCGGCAAGACCGTGCGTTGGTATGACAATATTCCCCTGCTGAGCTGGATGCTTTTGCGTGCACGCTGCCGGGACTGCAAGGCGGCGATTTCATGGCGCTATCCAGCGGTGGAGCTGGCGACGGCCCTGTGGTTTCTGCGATCGGCTTCGATCCTGTGGCGTGACTGGAACTTTACCTGCGACTTCTGCAACCCCTACCAGATGCAGACCAGCCTGGTGCTGCAGGACCTGGCTGTACTGATGGTGGGTTACCTGCTGATTGGCCTGATGGTGATGGACTGGCAGACGCACACCCTGCCGGACAGCTTCACAATTGGCGGCATGGTGCTGGGGTTCGTGCTGATCTGCGTGCATGCCATGTACCTGGCGCCGGGCGAGGGTGAGATCCACCTGCACCGCAAGGTCAATCTGAATTCTGCCGGTGCGGGGCGAAGCACCGGAGATCTGTTTATTACCGGGCCGGAGGCGGTGGTGCTGAGCCGGGTTGCAGCCATCTTCGGTGCGATGCTGCTTCTACTGGTCTTCCACTGGAGCTACAAGGCCCTGCGTAAGCGCGATGGCATGGGCATGGGAGATGTGAAGCTGCTGGGGATGATTGCCGCCTTCCTGGGCTGGTGGCCGGCGGTGCTGGCTCTATTTGTGGGGACGATTGCAGCAACGGTCTATGCCATCTTCCAGATGGCGCGGGGGAAGGCTGACCGGCTGACCGAGCTGCCGTACGGAAGCTTCCTGGCAGTGGGCGGAATGCTGGCGGCGATGGCCGGTCCGATGTTAATCCACTGGTACGCGGGGCTGTTGCGATAA
- a CDS encoding DUF3592 domain-containing protein: MRLLLNLVRILLLTCGSITTLAGVGLGIYQGWFLLHAETTSGVILSVRNGHPRILFATKQSRQFEVTSAKPVPGVHQGQAVQIAYRVDNPTDAHITSGTPGWVYAFILAGSGVVITYLGLMAEHAYRKRTD; encoded by the coding sequence ATGCGTCTTCTGCTGAACCTGGTCCGGATCCTCCTGCTCACCTGCGGCTCCATCACGACACTGGCGGGAGTAGGCCTCGGCATTTATCAGGGCTGGTTCCTGCTTCACGCAGAGACGACAAGCGGTGTCATCCTGTCCGTCCGGAATGGACATCCGCGCATTCTCTTCGCCACCAAGCAGAGCCGCCAGTTCGAGGTCACCTCGGCCAAGCCTGTCCCCGGCGTTCACCAGGGACAGGCCGTGCAGATTGCTTACCGGGTCGACAACCCCACAGACGCACATATCACCTCCGGAACTCCAGGCTGGGTGTACGCCTTTATCCTGGCCGGCAGCGGAGTGGTCATCACCTATCTGGGCCTGATGGCGGAACACGCCTACCGGAAACGGACAGACTGA